The following proteins come from a genomic window of Achromobacter sp. AONIH1:
- a CDS encoding FAD-dependent oxidoreductase encodes MDIAILGGGVAGLATALALARRGHEPRVYERRPAPATMGAGVTLWPNAGFVLADLELLDEVLALGGTPAAMHRYDAQGRSLGGLDIEPLDRLMGYPTCAILRTDLQAVLLRRAREAGVPVAFGREATAIANDPDGRAVVHFADGGHARPDLIIGADGRMSSVARAHVAGGNAPVYQGFVNWIGVAESSRDLVDGAAIHDYWGHGERVGIVALGRRKVYWAGAQAQTLEQARASAAAAQDGEWRKVRRLFESWPDPIGAVIDATPPRALRLIAVHDLEPLARWHRGNVLLVGDAAHAPLPTSGQGACQALEDAWHLARCLEDPAMGPGAELEQALERFGGLRREKTEAITRQARYFARELFITDPQACRERDARVRASDPLQGVHALAQGWGRGLPLPALALAEAGAATVAGSGAGR; translated from the coding sequence ATGGATATCGCGATTCTGGGCGGCGGCGTGGCGGGGTTGGCCACGGCCCTGGCGCTGGCGCGCCGGGGACATGAACCCCGCGTCTACGAGCGCCGCCCGGCGCCGGCCACGATGGGGGCGGGCGTGACGCTGTGGCCGAATGCCGGCTTCGTGCTGGCGGATCTGGAATTGCTGGACGAGGTGCTGGCGCTGGGCGGCACGCCCGCCGCCATGCATCGCTACGACGCCCAGGGCAGGTCGCTGGGCGGCCTTGATATCGAGCCGCTGGATCGCCTGATGGGATATCCCACTTGCGCCATCCTGCGCACGGACCTGCAAGCGGTGCTGCTACGGCGGGCGCGCGAGGCGGGCGTGCCGGTGGCGTTCGGCCGCGAGGCCACGGCCATCGCCAACGATCCGGATGGCCGGGCCGTGGTGCACTTCGCGGATGGCGGGCATGCGCGCCCGGACCTGATCATCGGCGCGGACGGACGCATGTCCTCGGTGGCGCGGGCCCATGTGGCGGGCGGCAACGCGCCGGTCTATCAAGGCTTCGTCAACTGGATCGGCGTGGCCGAAAGCTCGCGCGATCTGGTGGACGGCGCTGCCATCCACGACTACTGGGGGCACGGCGAGCGCGTCGGCATCGTGGCGCTGGGGCGGCGCAAGGTCTATTGGGCGGGCGCGCAGGCGCAGACGCTGGAGCAGGCGCGCGCGTCGGCGGCCGCCGCGCAGGACGGCGAGTGGCGCAAGGTGCGCCGCCTGTTCGAGAGCTGGCCCGATCCCATAGGCGCGGTCATCGATGCCACGCCGCCGCGGGCCCTGCGCCTGATCGCGGTGCACGACCTGGAACCGCTGGCCCGCTGGCATCGCGGCAATGTGCTGCTGGTGGGCGACGCCGCGCACGCGCCGCTGCCCACGTCGGGACAGGGCGCCTGCCAGGCGCTGGAGGATGCCTGGCATCTGGCGCGCTGCCTGGAGGATCCGGCCATGGGTCCGGGCGCGGAACTGGAGCAGGCGCTGGAACGGTTCGGCGGATTGCGGCGGGAGAAAACCGAGGCCATCACGCGGCAGGCGCGGTACTTCGCGCGAGAGTTGTTCATCACGGACCCGCAGGCTTGCCGCGAGCGCGACGCGCGCGTGCGCGCTAGCGATCCGCTGCAAGGCGTGCATGCGTTGGCGCAAGGCTGGGGGCGGGGCCTGCCTTTGCCGGCGTTGGCGCTGGCCGAAGCCGGGGCGGCCACCGTTGCCGGCAGCGGCGCGGGACGGTAG
- a CDS encoding NnrS family protein — MSSLLSIDEPVRAPARPRPQWRAFTEMGFRPLYLAGCAWALISVLLWVHAPSLLRGELNGLAWHAHEMLWGFVATIAVGFLLTAGANWTGRNPLRGNALAALCLVWLAARAGYLVPGRPAFLLAGIADLVFFLWGAAALGRSVWLTRNKRNYGVPLLLAALASAHLLYLTAAVSGDYLGLMRYFNAGLLSMAVLTLLIARRVLPFFAKRAVTGLDIPPHTRSGHWQLAAGVAAIVLLLAGAPKGAALALAASGLIALVQWLAWKPWTARRVPLLWILYAGYLGLSIGLLVGAAQLAGLVVRVAWPAHVIGVAGFSVMILGMVTRTALGHLGRPLQTDRSMVLSYALIILAALLRLAALLPSSAVTGLLHASATAWALALALYLWRFFPMMIRPRADAGGQATPVMRIKPVVAPRG; from the coding sequence ATGAGCAGCCTGCTTTCCATCGACGAACCCGTCCGAGCCCCCGCCCGGCCCCGCCCGCAATGGCGCGCCTTCACCGAAATGGGTTTCCGCCCGCTGTACCTTGCCGGCTGTGCCTGGGCCTTGATCTCGGTGCTGCTCTGGGTCCACGCGCCTTCGCTGCTGCGCGGCGAATTGAACGGGCTGGCCTGGCACGCGCACGAGATGCTGTGGGGCTTCGTCGCCACCATCGCCGTGGGCTTCCTGCTCACGGCCGGCGCCAACTGGACCGGCCGCAATCCGCTGCGCGGCAACGCGCTGGCCGCGCTGTGCCTGGTGTGGCTGGCCGCGCGCGCCGGCTACCTGGTTCCCGGCCGTCCGGCCTTCCTGCTGGCGGGCATCGCCGACCTGGTCTTCTTCCTGTGGGGCGCGGCGGCGCTGGGGCGCTCGGTCTGGCTGACGCGCAACAAGCGCAACTACGGCGTGCCCTTGCTGCTGGCCGCGCTGGCATCCGCCCATCTGCTGTACCTGACGGCCGCCGTCTCCGGCGACTACCTGGGCCTGATGCGCTACTTCAACGCCGGCCTGCTCAGCATGGCCGTGCTGACCCTGCTGATCGCGCGCCGCGTGCTGCCCTTCTTCGCCAAGCGCGCCGTGACCGGCCTGGACATTCCGCCGCATACCCGGAGCGGCCACTGGCAGCTCGCGGCCGGCGTGGCCGCCATCGTGCTGCTGCTGGCCGGCGCGCCCAAGGGCGCCGCGCTGGCGCTGGCCGCCAGCGGCCTGATCGCGCTGGTCCAGTGGCTGGCCTGGAAACCCTGGACCGCGCGGCGCGTGCCGCTGCTGTGGATCCTGTACGCCGGCTACCTGGGCCTGAGCATCGGGCTGCTCGTCGGCGCGGCGCAACTGGCCGGCCTGGTCGTGCGCGTGGCCTGGCCCGCGCACGTGATCGGCGTGGCCGGCTTTTCGGTCATGATCCTGGGCATGGTCACGCGCACCGCGCTGGGCCACCTGGGCCGTCCGCTGCAGACCGACCGCAGCATGGTGCTGAGCTACGCGCTCATCATCCTGGCCGCGCTGCTGCGGCTGGCGGCGCTGCTGCCGTCGAGCGCCGTGACGGGCTTGCTGCACGCCTCGGCCACGGCCTGGGCGCTGGCCCTGGCGCTGTATTTGTGGCGTTTTTTCCCGATGATGATCCGGCCGCGCGCGGACGCGGGCGGCCAGGCGACGCCGGTGATGCGGATCAAGCCGGTGGTGGCGCCGCGCGGTTGA
- a CDS encoding nitrate reductase subunit alpha: MSHFLDRLKFMSRVKSTFADGHGETVNEDRRWENAYRARWQHDKVVRSTHGVNCTGSCSWKVYVKNGLITWETQQTDYPRTRPDLPNHEPRGCPRGASYSWYVYSAQRVKYPMIRGRLIEMWREARKTMDPIAAWEWISQDPVRAKRYKAVRGLGGFVRADWDTATEIIAAANAYTIKKFGPDRLIGFSPIPAMSMVSYAAGARYLSLLGGACLSFYDWYCDLPPASPQVWGEQTDVPESADWYNSTYLMVWGSNVPQTRTPDAHFYTEVRYKGTKTVAVSSDFGEMVKFGDIWLAPKQGTDAALAMAMGHVILKEFHLSGASDYFRDYVRRYTDMPMLVLLKERDGRHVPDHFLRASHLDGALGEQNNPDWKTLVYDEDSGDLVAPNGSIGFRWGEGAVNGGEKVGRWNLEARDGGSGRDITPRLSLIDQADAVVGVGFPYFGGEHDELLTRNVPARRIRLADGTDALVATVYDLQMANYGLDRGLGGGNVATSYDDDVPYTPAWQEKHTSVPRAQVIQVAREFAQNAHDTQGKSMVIVGAGLNHWYHMDMIYRGIINMLMMCGCVGKSGGGWAHYVGQEKLRPQFGWAPLAFASDWARPPRQMNGTSFFYAHTSQWRHEKLNVQEVLGPTADRGKYGELSMIDLNARAERMGWLPSAPQLRTNPLDLVAEAEAAGKDPVAHAVEGLKSGALQMACENPDDPANFPRNMFVWRSNILGSSGKGHEYFLKYLLGTQNAVFGDEADAIKPVEVAYEDDAAEGKLDLLTVLDFRMSTTCLYGDIVLPTATWYEKDDLNTSDMHPFIHPLSEAVQPLWESKTDWEIYKLLAKRFSEIGGPYLGKRRDLVLAPLMHDTPGELGQPFEPKDWKLGECDLVPGKTAPNMVVVERDYNDIYRKFTSVGPLLDKLGNGGKGINWNTEHEVRELAGLNDSVSEPGVSQGRPRLDTAIDAAEMILTFAPETNGHVSVKAWEALSKITGREHAHLAIGREHDKIRFRDIQAQPRKIISAPTWSGLESEEVSYNAGYTNVHELIPWRTLTGRQQFYQDHRWMLDFGEGFCVYKPAIDTKTVAPMLGRYPNGEKELVLNWLTPHQKWGIHSTYSDNLRMLTLSRGGPHVWISEAEARQAGLVDNDWVEVFNVNGTLTARVVVSQRVPVGMCLMYHAQEKIVNVPGAETSGKRGGIHNSVTRTVLKPTHMIGGYAQQAYGFNYYGTVGANRDEFVVLRKMKKVDWLEGPLVETQQEEKQS, from the coding sequence ATGAGTCATTTTCTGGATCGCCTGAAGTTCATGTCCAGGGTGAAATCCACCTTCGCGGACGGGCACGGCGAGACGGTCAACGAGGACCGCCGCTGGGAGAACGCCTACCGCGCGCGCTGGCAGCACGACAAGGTCGTGCGCTCGACCCACGGCGTGAACTGCACCGGTTCCTGCTCGTGGAAGGTCTACGTCAAGAACGGCCTGATCACCTGGGAAACGCAGCAGACCGACTACCCGCGCACGCGCCCGGACCTGCCCAACCACGAACCTCGCGGCTGTCCCAGAGGCGCGTCCTACAGCTGGTATGTCTATTCGGCTCAGCGCGTGAAGTACCCGATGATCCGAGGCCGCCTGATCGAGATGTGGCGCGAGGCCCGCAAGACCATGGACCCGATCGCGGCCTGGGAATGGATCAGCCAGGATCCGGTCCGCGCCAAGCGCTACAAGGCCGTGCGCGGCCTGGGCGGCTTCGTGCGCGCCGACTGGGACACGGCCACCGAGATCATCGCCGCCGCCAATGCCTACACCATCAAGAAGTTCGGCCCCGACCGCCTGATCGGCTTCTCGCCGATCCCGGCCATGTCCATGGTCAGCTACGCGGCCGGCGCGCGCTACCTGAGCCTGCTGGGCGGCGCCTGCCTGAGCTTCTACGACTGGTACTGCGACCTGCCGCCGGCCAGCCCGCAGGTCTGGGGCGAACAGACCGACGTGCCGGAATCGGCCGACTGGTACAACTCCACCTACCTGATGGTCTGGGGCTCGAACGTGCCGCAGACCCGCACGCCCGACGCGCACTTCTACACCGAGGTCCGCTACAAGGGCACCAAGACCGTGGCCGTGTCCAGCGACTTCGGCGAAATGGTTAAGTTCGGCGACATCTGGCTGGCGCCCAAGCAGGGCACCGACGCCGCGCTGGCCATGGCCATGGGCCATGTGATCCTGAAGGAATTCCACCTGTCCGGCGCCTCGGACTACTTCCGCGACTACGTGCGCCGCTACACCGACATGCCCATGCTGGTGCTGCTCAAGGAGCGCGACGGCCGCCATGTGCCCGACCACTTCCTGCGCGCCTCGCACCTGGACGGCGCGCTGGGCGAGCAGAACAATCCCGACTGGAAGACGCTGGTCTATGACGAGGACAGTGGCGATCTGGTCGCGCCCAACGGCAGCATCGGCTTCCGCTGGGGCGAGGGCGCGGTCAACGGCGGCGAGAAGGTCGGCCGCTGGAACCTGGAAGCGCGCGACGGCGGCAGCGGCCGCGACATCACGCCGCGCCTGTCCCTGATCGACCAGGCCGATGCGGTCGTGGGCGTGGGCTTCCCGTACTTCGGCGGCGAGCACGACGAGCTGCTGACGCGCAATGTGCCGGCGCGCCGCATCCGCCTGGCGGACGGCACGGACGCGCTGGTCGCCACCGTGTACGACCTGCAGATGGCCAATTACGGCCTGGATCGCGGCCTGGGCGGCGGCAATGTCGCCACGTCCTATGACGACGACGTGCCCTACACCCCGGCCTGGCAGGAAAAGCACACCTCGGTGCCGCGCGCCCAGGTGATCCAGGTGGCGCGCGAGTTCGCGCAGAACGCGCACGACACCCAGGGCAAGTCCATGGTGATCGTCGGCGCCGGCCTGAACCACTGGTACCACATGGACATGATCTACCGAGGCATCATCAACATGCTGATGATGTGCGGCTGCGTGGGCAAGAGCGGCGGCGGCTGGGCGCACTACGTGGGCCAGGAAAAGCTGCGGCCGCAGTTCGGCTGGGCGCCGCTGGCCTTCGCCTCGGACTGGGCGCGCCCGCCGCGCCAGATGAACGGCACCTCGTTCTTCTACGCCCACACCAGCCAGTGGCGTCACGAGAAGCTGAACGTGCAGGAAGTGCTGGGCCCCACCGCCGACCGCGGCAAGTACGGCGAACTCAGCATGATCGACCTGAACGCCCGCGCCGAGCGCATGGGCTGGCTGCCGTCGGCGCCGCAGCTGCGCACCAATCCGCTGGACCTGGTGGCCGAGGCCGAGGCCGCCGGCAAGGACCCGGTGGCGCACGCCGTCGAGGGCCTGAAGTCGGGCGCGCTGCAGATGGCCTGCGAGAACCCGGACGATCCGGCCAACTTCCCGCGCAATATGTTCGTGTGGCGCTCCAACATCCTGGGCTCCAGCGGCAAGGGCCACGAGTACTTCCTGAAGTACCTGCTGGGCACGCAGAACGCCGTGTTCGGCGACGAGGCCGACGCCATCAAGCCGGTCGAGGTCGCCTATGAGGACGACGCCGCCGAGGGCAAGCTGGACCTTCTGACGGTGCTGGACTTCCGCATGAGCACGACCTGCCTGTACGGCGACATCGTGCTGCCGACCGCCACCTGGTACGAAAAGGACGACCTGAACACGTCCGACATGCACCCGTTCATCCACCCGCTCAGCGAGGCGGTGCAGCCGCTGTGGGAAAGCAAGACGGACTGGGAGATCTACAAGCTGCTGGCCAAGCGCTTCAGCGAGATCGGCGGCCCCTACCTGGGCAAGCGCCGCGACCTGGTGCTGGCTCCCTTGATGCACGACACGCCGGGAGAACTGGGCCAGCCCTTCGAGCCCAAGGACTGGAAGTTGGGCGAGTGCGACCTGGTGCCGGGCAAGACCGCTCCCAACATGGTCGTGGTCGAGCGCGACTACAACGACATCTACCGCAAGTTCACCTCCGTCGGCCCCTTGCTGGACAAGCTGGGCAACGGCGGCAAGGGCATCAACTGGAACACCGAGCACGAAGTGCGCGAGCTGGCCGGCCTGAACGACAGCGTCAGCGAGCCGGGCGTGAGCCAAGGCCGTCCGCGCCTGGACACGGCCATCGACGCCGCCGAGATGATCCTGACCTTCGCGCCCGAGACCAACGGCCATGTGTCGGTCAAGGCCTGGGAGGCATTGAGCAAGATCACCGGCCGCGAGCACGCCCACCTGGCGATCGGCCGCGAGCATGACAAGATCCGCTTCCGCGATATCCAGGCGCAGCCGCGCAAGATCATCTCGGCGCCGACCTGGTCGGGCCTGGAAAGCGAGGAGGTCAGCTACAACGCCGGCTACACCAACGTGCATGAGCTGATCCCATGGCGCACCCTGACCGGCCGCCAGCAGTTCTACCAGGATCACCGCTGGATGCTGGACTTCGGCGAGGGCTTCTGCGTCTACAAGCCGGCCATCGACACCAAGACGGTGGCGCCCATGCTGGGCCGCTATCCGAACGGCGAGAAGGAGCTGGTGCTGAACTGGCTGACGCCGCACCAGAAGTGGGGCATCCACAGCACCTACTCGGACAACCTGCGCATGCTGACCTTGAGCCGGGGCGGTCCCCACGTGTGGATCTCCGAGGCCGAGGCCAGGCAGGCCGGCCTGGTGGACAACGACTGGGTCGAGGTCTTCAACGTCAACGGCACGCTGACCGCGCGCGTGGTGGTGAGCCAGCGCGTGCCGGTGGGCATGTGCCTGATGTACCACGCCCAGGAAAAGATCGTGAACGTGCCGGGCGCCGAGACCAGCGGCAAGCGCGGCGGCATCCACAACTCCGTCACCCGCACCGTGCTCAAGCCCACCCACATGATCGGCGGCTATGCGCAGCAGGCCTACGGCTTCAACTACTACGGCACCGTGGGCGCCAACCGCGATGAATTCGTGGTGCTGCGCAAGATGAAGAAAGTGGACTGGCTTGAAGGCCCGTTGGTTGAAACGCAACAAGAAGAGAAGCAATCATGA
- a CDS encoding LysR family transcriptional regulator has translation MPSKLDLNTVRVYAAVVDEQSFAGAARQLQLPASNVSRHVAALERSLGVRLLERSTRHLRMTEAGRLLYQRAKPLLDTLAATAEELGAGEQALRGPLRMCMPGEAPLLLGPIIAEFCASHPGVELQCDTRMAGEQALREDMDLAIVFHRGDQDDSTLVTRELASLPSLVVGAPGLIARAGMPTRTAQLKTLPCITTLSALQGQPWRFVDAAGRMVKVPVRSRYRVNSGALALAGARQGIGYAILAAGPCQEDLAAGRLVEVPLELRPAPLQLLAVYGHRHSASARVRTLLDLIKLRLDEMTPAQA, from the coding sequence ATGCCCAGCAAGCTGGACCTGAACACGGTGCGCGTCTATGCGGCCGTGGTCGATGAACAGAGCTTCGCCGGCGCGGCGCGCCAGCTCCAGCTGCCGGCCTCCAACGTCAGCCGCCACGTCGCCGCGCTGGAACGCAGCCTGGGCGTGCGCCTGCTGGAACGCAGCACCCGCCACCTGCGCATGACCGAGGCCGGCCGCCTGCTATACCAGCGCGCCAAGCCCCTGCTGGACACGCTGGCAGCCACCGCCGAGGAACTGGGCGCCGGCGAACAGGCATTGCGCGGGCCGCTGCGCATGTGCATGCCCGGGGAAGCCCCGCTGCTGCTGGGCCCGATCATCGCGGAATTCTGCGCCAGCCATCCCGGCGTCGAACTGCAATGCGACACCCGCATGGCCGGCGAACAGGCGCTGCGCGAGGACATGGACCTGGCCATCGTGTTCCATCGTGGCGACCAGGACGACAGCACGCTGGTCACGCGCGAACTGGCCAGCCTGCCCAGCCTGGTCGTGGGCGCGCCCGGGCTGATCGCCCGCGCCGGCATGCCCACGCGCACGGCGCAGCTCAAGACGCTGCCCTGCATCACGACCTTGAGCGCGCTGCAAGGGCAACCCTGGCGTTTCGTGGACGCCGCCGGACGCATGGTGAAGGTGCCGGTGCGCAGCCGCTACCGCGTCAACAGCGGCGCGCTGGCGCTGGCGGGCGCGCGCCAGGGCATCGGCTATGCAATCCTGGCGGCCGGTCCCTGCCAGGAGGATCTGGCGGCGGGCCGGCTAGTGGAGGTGCCGCTGGAATTGCGGCCGGCGCCCTTGCAGCTGCTGGCCGTGTATGGCCATCGGCATTCGGCCAGCGCGCGTGTACGGACCTTGCTGGACCTGATCAAGCTGCGCTTGGATGAGATGACGCCGGCCCAAGCCTGA
- a CDS encoding nitrate/nitrite transporter, with product MTASPSHTRPGAPMRVLVSSTFAFTICFAVWMIFAVLGIPIKQQLGLSETEFGLLAAMPVLTGSLVRVPLGIWTDRYGGRPVFFVLMLLAVVPIWLLSYATEYWHFLVLALFVGLTGGSFSVGTPYVARWFPRNKQGLAMGVFGAGNSGSAITKFVAPALIAAAGGAWVIVPQVYAVALLVTAVLFWLFSSSDPAHRVTGGASLKAQFAMLKDPRVWRYCQYYSVVFGGYVALALWMTKYYIGEYGFDMKLAALLAACFSLPGGVLRAVGGWISDRYGAYKTTWWVMWVCWVAFFLLSYPQTQFTIMTAAGPRSFEIALGPIPFTVLLFVVGIAMAVGKASVFKFISDEFGQNIGAVSGIVGLAGGLGGFILPILFGVLLDLTGVRSSAFMLLYGTVCVSLIFMHFSFRPESAAIARRQPA from the coding sequence ATGACAGCATCACCCAGTCATACCCGGCCCGGCGCGCCCATGCGCGTGCTGGTCTCCAGCACCTTCGCCTTCACCATCTGCTTCGCGGTATGGATGATCTTCGCGGTGCTGGGCATCCCCATCAAGCAGCAGCTCGGGCTGTCCGAGACGGAATTCGGCCTGCTGGCCGCCATGCCGGTGCTGACCGGCTCGCTGGTGCGCGTGCCGCTGGGCATCTGGACCGACCGCTACGGCGGCCGTCCGGTGTTCTTCGTGCTGATGCTGCTGGCCGTGGTGCCGATCTGGCTGCTGTCCTATGCCACCGAGTATTGGCACTTCCTGGTGCTGGCGCTGTTCGTCGGCCTGACGGGCGGCTCGTTCTCGGTCGGCACGCCCTATGTGGCGCGCTGGTTTCCGCGCAACAAGCAGGGCCTGGCCATGGGCGTGTTCGGCGCCGGCAACTCCGGCTCGGCCATCACCAAGTTCGTGGCGCCGGCGCTGATCGCGGCCGCCGGCGGCGCCTGGGTCATCGTGCCGCAGGTATACGCGGTGGCGCTGCTGGTGACGGCGGTGCTGTTCTGGCTGTTTTCGTCGTCCGATCCGGCGCATCGCGTCACCGGCGGCGCCAGCCTGAAGGCACAGTTCGCCATGCTCAAGGATCCGCGCGTGTGGCGCTACTGCCAGTACTACTCGGTGGTGTTTGGCGGCTATGTGGCGCTGGCGCTGTGGATGACCAAGTACTACATCGGCGAATACGGCTTCGACATGAAGCTGGCGGCGCTGCTGGCGGCCTGCTTCTCGCTGCCCGGCGGCGTGCTGCGCGCGGTGGGCGGCTGGATTTCGGACCGCTACGGCGCCTACAAGACCACCTGGTGGGTGATGTGGGTGTGCTGGGTCGCGTTCTTCCTGCTCAGCTACCCGCAGACGCAGTTCACCATCATGACCGCCGCCGGTCCGCGCAGCTTCGAGATCGCGCTCGGTCCCATCCCCTTCACCGTGCTGCTGTTCGTGGTCGGCATCGCCATGGCCGTCGGCAAGGCCTCGGTCTTCAAGTTCATCTCGGACGAGTTCGGCCAGAACATCGGCGCGGTGTCCGGCATCGTCGGCCTGGCCGGCGGCCTGGGCGGCTTCATCCTGCCCATCCTGTTCGGCGTGCTGCTGGACCTGACCGGCGTGCGCTCCAGCGCCTTCATGCTGCTGTACGGCACGGTCTGCGTGTCGCTCATCTTCATGCACTTCAGTTTCCGGCCCGAAAGCGCGGCCATCGCCCGGCGCCAGCCGGCCTGA
- a CDS encoding NarK family nitrate/nitrite MFS transporter produces MSTHVLQRWEPENPGFWQQTGARIANRNLWISIPALMLAFSIWMLWSVVVVNLDRAGFMLSKNQMFWLTALPALSGATLRIFYSFLVPVFGGRKWTAISTASLLIPALGMGFALRDPSTSYPTLLILALLCGLGGGNFSSSMANISFFFPKEKKGLATGLNAGIGNLGVSLVQFAVPVAISAGMFGALGGDPQQAMVKGAATNIWLQNAGFIWVLPIALASLAAWFGMNDIADARASFADQAVIFKRKHNWLMCWLYVGTFGSFIGFSAGFAMLTKTLFPQVDPTAYAFLGPLVGSLTRPLGGWVSDKLGGARVTLFTFVGMIAAVLGVMMFMPVNGQGGDFNGFLAMFIVLFALTGVGNGSTFRMIPVIFLRERTQAAEGRGEAGRKQALAEAAKESAAVLGFSGAIGAYGGFFIPRSFGTSLELTGGAQAALYCFIAFYATCVLITWWQYARRNAPVPC; encoded by the coding sequence ATGTCCACTCATGTCCTGCAGCGCTGGGAGCCGGAGAATCCCGGCTTCTGGCAACAGACCGGCGCGCGCATCGCCAACCGCAACCTGTGGATCTCCATCCCCGCGCTGATGCTGGCCTTCAGCATCTGGATGCTGTGGAGCGTGGTGGTGGTCAACCTGGACCGCGCCGGCTTCATGCTGTCCAAGAACCAGATGTTCTGGCTGACGGCGCTGCCCGCGCTGTCGGGCGCCACGCTGCGCATCTTCTATTCCTTCCTGGTGCCGGTGTTCGGCGGCCGCAAGTGGACCGCCATCTCGACGGCCTCGCTGCTGATCCCGGCGCTGGGCATGGGCTTCGCGCTGCGCGATCCGTCCACCTCCTATCCGACGCTGCTGATCCTGGCGCTGCTGTGCGGCCTGGGCGGCGGCAACTTCAGCTCCAGCATGGCCAACATCAGCTTCTTCTTTCCCAAGGAAAAGAAGGGGCTGGCCACCGGCCTGAACGCCGGCATCGGCAACCTGGGCGTGTCGCTGGTGCAGTTCGCCGTGCCGGTGGCGATCTCGGCCGGCATGTTCGGCGCGCTGGGCGGCGACCCGCAGCAGGCCATGGTCAAGGGCGCGGCGACCAATATCTGGCTGCAGAACGCCGGCTTCATCTGGGTGCTGCCGATCGCGCTGGCCTCGCTGGCGGCCTGGTTCGGCATGAACGACATCGCCGACGCGCGCGCGTCCTTCGCCGACCAGGCGGTGATCTTCAAGCGCAAGCACAACTGGCTGATGTGCTGGCTGTACGTGGGCACCTTCGGCTCCTTCATCGGTTTCTCGGCCGGTTTCGCCATGCTGACCAAGACGCTGTTCCCGCAGGTCGATCCCACCGCCTATGCCTTCCTGGGGCCGCTGGTGGGTTCGCTGACGCGGCCGCTGGGCGGCTGGGTGTCGGACAAGCTGGGCGGCGCGCGCGTCACGCTGTTCACCTTCGTCGGCATGATCGCGGCGGTGCTTGGCGTGATGATGTTCATGCCGGTGAACGGGCAGGGCGGCGACTTCAACGGCTTCCTGGCCATGTTCATCGTGCTGTTCGCGCTGACCGGCGTGGGCAACGGCTCGACCTTCCGCATGATCCCCGTGATCTTCCTGCGCGAGCGTACCCAGGCCGCCGAGGGCCGGGGCGAGGCCGGGCGCAAGCAGGCGCTGGCCGAGGCCGCCAAGGAATCGGCGGCGGTGCTGGGCTTCTCCGGCGCGATCGGCGCCTATGGCGGCTTCTTCATCCCGCGCAGCTTCGGCACCTCGCTGGAGCTGACCGGCGGCGCGCAGGCGGCGCTCTATTGCTTCATCGCCTTCTACGCCACCTGCGTGCTGATCACCTGGTGGCAGTACGCGCGCCGCAATGCGCCGGTGCCGTGCTGA